A segment of the Labrus mixtus chromosome 15, fLabMix1.1, whole genome shotgun sequence genome:
GCGATAACACCGCATTGATTTGCACTTGGTCGGCATCTTTGAGCAGCGTCAGTTGTTGAGAGCACAATGTGCAGTCTAAACAGAGCTGTTTGACTCATAGTCTTAACAAAACTGTAGTATATGTTGAACTAAtcatcacatctttttttttttataaatatctgTCTGCCAGGTCACTAGATTAATTGTCTgtatctcttcctcctcagatcTTTGCGATCTTCGCCTTCTCAACATGTGGAAGTTACTCCGGCATGTTCAAGATGAGCGTGGAGTGTAAAAACCGGTCGGAGAGTGATCTAGACATAGAAGTAGAATTCGAATATCCCTTCAGGTACGTAAACTACTGTCACAACTGCTGTAGACGGATGGAAACATGTAACTGTAGGCTCTCAGAAAGTGTAAATGCACACTTAGCAGGATTGTCAAAAGGAGCCAAACAGAGCCAACTAATTGCATTTTGTATAATAATTCAAGTACATGCATTTTTCAAACTCTATAATTCACATAAATGGAATAAAATATgtgatggttttatttttcacatttgaaagGAATTATTCAAAATTGGCCTTTAATCCCAATTTCTACAAACATTCGCTGAGGTAACAAGCCGTTTAAGTTATATCCAAGTGATCAGTCTACATTTTCAAGAATATGTCGGTTGAAGCAGCAGTACAATATTTTGGGGAATACCTTCTACACAACCTCTCTTCCGGGCTGAAGGTCAGATTAGGAGATTGATATCCCTCTCTTGACTGTAAGCTAAATACAAAGCTATTATCAGGGAGATAATTAGCTTAGCGTAGACTTAGCAGCAGAAAGCGGCTATCTATTCAAACGTTTGAAAAAGAGTAAATACGCCTACGCATGAGTAAATACCACAAATTGCAGATAAACAAGGGGTTAAGGTATGTACTGTTTCTTTAACAGAACTCACTGTAGTTACATTGTCGTAACTTTTGAGTCAAAGTGCTGTAGATTTTATTACCTTTGGACAGAACAAGGCTAGCTGTTTCTACCAGTCTTCGTTCTGTGCTAATTTCTCGTGGATATAGCTTCATATGTAATTAAAAGATTGTGTGGGATACGATTAGATTATACATCAATGATCTACACAAGGGATAACTTAGCTTGGGTTATACTGACACATCTGCAATACTAATCCCCTCATATGACGCTttaaaagaaagtaaataaTTGTGCTTCCTTAGTTTCATACTACTCCTTTATTCAGAtcaaattaatgaatgaatagTAAAACCATTGGAAAGAGCAATAAGACACACACTGCCCTTGGTTTGTGATATCACAAAGTCTTTCACACATCTTGATTACCATTTCTCTTTTGCGTCTCCGCTCATGCACAGTTTTTTtattgctctctttctctctctttccgtGTGTTCTCAGGCTCCATCAGGTTTACTTTGATGCCCCCACCTGTAAGGGAGGGAACCCCGAACGTCTGTTCCTGGTGGGAGACTACTCCTCCTCGGCGGAGTTCTTTGTCACCATCGCTGTCTTCTCCTTCCTGTACTCTATGGCGGCCCTCTCTGTGTACTGCTTCGTACTGGAGAAGTACCGCGAAAACTGCAAGGGGCCTCAAATTGTGAGTTTACAGTGTGAATGTTCATGATTCGCATTTCCCACAGCTTGGGTTAGAATTGATGCCCAGTTGATGTTTTTGGTGGTGAAAGTAATCAAGTTGTCGCTCTGGTTCCCAGGACTTCGTGATTTCGTCGGTATTTGCCTTTATGTGGCTGGTGTCGGCATGTGCTTGGGCTAAAGGCTTgtcagatgtgaaaacagccaCTGATCCAGAGAGGGTCATCACTCTTATCACAGCCTGTGATGAACAAGAGAACCGCTGCCGTGAGATGCACGAACCCAAGGTCTCTGGACTCAACACCTCTGTGGTATGTCCCAGATGCATCAAACCAAATAAAAGTACAccaatgattttaaaatgaggaTAGAATCAGTAGATTGAACTGACCCATTTTTCAAACACCTCTCTCCTGCACAGGCTTTTGGCTTCATCAACCTGATCCTGTGGATAGGAAACCTGTGGTTTGTCTTCAAGGagactggctggctggctgccTTCGGTGGAACATACGTCCCATCGCAGGAGAAGCAGCCTGCCCCCGATTCCTTTGGCCAGGCAGGATATGGTCAGCAGGACCCCTACGCCGGCTCCCAGGGAGGGTACCAGCCAGAATACGGCCAGCAGGGCGGCTACAGTGAGGACGGAGGTTACAGCCAGGgctatgagcagcagcagcagcccaccTCCTACGCCAATCAAATGTGAGCCTGCCCAGCCAAACCACAGCTGCAACTGCAGGATGGTGAGTGTTTGAACACAGTGATGGTACATCTCAGCTTATCTTTGATTTTAAGCATACCTGAGAGATGATGAGACTTACAATCATAACTCGGGGTATCAGAATAACATAATGTATACACATGTATATTTCAGTGAAGTAGTGAACTTTTCATTTAGTCATTTCTTGTATGCATAAGATATGAGCAAAGTTCTTcctctatgcagatgacacctATGTATATTTTCACAAAGTCTGTTACAATATTCTTTGCAAGCTCTCTTTAACCTTTTGATTTTCATAAAGATGCCCTGTTTACTTCCTTTAAACCAGAAAAGTAAGAGGTGTTTAGGTTGACCGTAGTTTATAGCAGCCAACAAACTCAGCTCACAGTTCAGTAATCAGACATGTATATTCAAAACGAGAGTCTCTGCAATATGAAGAAATATTCTTGGTATGCTTCTACAGcatttgttgtttgttaagATGGCTTAAGTCTGTCTTGAAACATTACCCATGTGTCAATATTTACACTGAAAGCAATACTGATCTCTGTTATGATTCCTCCTGTCGATACACACCCAGAAGAGATCCTGTTCTACTCTAATTCCACTGTAATAGAGAGCAGATGAAAACTGAGTATTGAGCGATCTAAAATAGCCAATCGCAGAAACTCATAGCTCCAGGATGAAGTGTTATAGActcaataaaaatgtcaacataaCCTGGTAAAACGGCCCATGTTTTCACAAGGGGTCTCTTATGTGCAAATGGTTGCTGACCTGCCCAGAAAAATGATACAACAAATTTAGATTCAGTATTAAACATAAAAGGAGCTACACTGTCTGCTGAATAAGGTCAAGGTAGAACTCTGGGATCTCCCCCATTGCTTTGTGCATTCACCTGCTCTATTTGCACTTTAAGTTCCACTACTTTCCAGCCACCCTGTAACAGTCTGGAAACCTTGGTTGAAAGAGCTTTTTGGTGTTGTTGCTTGAAGGCTTTAGAGTGCTCTGCCTCTCCGTCTAGGACTGAACTCAGTCTCCCCAAAGCCTAAGAAATGATCAGTCAGAGCCTTAAGCATCACTGGCTGGGATTCCCTACAGATGTTACTGATTTTAATCATTCATTTATGTTCAAAATCTTATCTTTTTGTATAGATTCccatcttttgtttctgttataaATGCATGTGTCACATATTTTCATGCACCAATCCGATTTGAATagcatttgaataaaaaatatcaactaCTGGCGATTTTATAGATTAACCGAAATGTCGGTCAAGTTGCGTCACTCCTTGATTTTTCCGTTTAACTCGATAAAAATAGCTAAggattttcaaagtaaaatttAACTTGTGTTGTCTGAAGGGTCATCTCAGCAGATGCAGACCAAAATGCCTTTTAAAACTGCAATGCAAAACACATGTGTCGTAGTGGTGTGTTGCTAGGCAGGCTAGCTCGATAAGCCATACCATTCCGTTTCTAGTAAAACATTATACACAGGCGCATTATGACTGATTTAGACAGCAACATTTACCATTTTTACATAATGTGAGCTTCATTCGACTTAATTAATACTGCCTCAGTTGTCGTTTGGCTGTCTACAAAAAGTCCCTCAACAGCTCTTAAAACCCGCCCTCTGTTAGATGAACAGTTGTGATTGGCCTTTCCTGAATTAGGCCGGATGAAAATCTGTTTGAACAGGAAGCAACCTGAGGCAGCTGCCATAGCAAATAGAATGTGAGCTTGCACATTTGTCTGTTTCCTTGGTTCAAATATTGTCATGAATATATTTAACATTCGagtgaaagacaaaaagataTTTAACCAAGTTTTGGAGgcttttaatttcagtttgtgCTCCTGCTTTAATAACTTCGGGGGTCACCAGTAAACttagaagacattttaaaagtgcaGCATCAGCTTCTGATCCCATATTTGTTGAGCATTAGCCttgtttttatattcaacaATATATTATATTCATGTGATTGCTGATCATAGGATTGCTGTTTGTTGaatcattcccccccccctctttctccctctgtctccctcctctctatcctttctcctcctcacaggGTGACCTTGTGATTTCGGACGGTGGCTCTCGACGACCACCTGTGTTTCCAcactcctctgtgtgtctgtttgtgtatctgtgagtTGACAGGTGGCGGGAGGGAGGCATGGAGGGCAAGAAACTGGTGGGGCCAGGGGAGGGGATCCCACCTGGAGAGcaggattttttggggggtggggaAATAAGGGGGAAAATGGGTCTTTGCTGTAACATGATGTTTATTCTCGTGATGTATTTAACTGTAGAAGACAACAGAGGATTGTCTGTTTGGTTATACGAGAAAAACTTGAATACAAATACCAAAACATTCGTTGACGAACATTTAAGAGAAATCTTGTAACGGAAAAGACTTACatttatggagaaaaaaaaattgtagtaATCTTTAACTTGGGAGAATGTATTTGTCTGTGCTGTGTAAATATTAACATGCTGATATATATGATTATATGTACACAGTTGAATAATTGTGCACTCCATATAAGTTGTTATACAACAAATGTTGAGCACAGAGTTATTCAATTGCATTAACTTTGGTTCTGTTTAGGAGCTCACATAGTTTGGCCCTTGCCCATCATTTCCCTTAAATCATTCATACCACCatagtatttttatttgttcatcTCAAAGTCTatgaacagcttttttttaaatttctcattattgtcttttatttgatCAGCAACAATAACTGGATTTTAGAAACGAGGGTAAAGGCTGCAAACAGATATCATGGAAAATATGGAAAGTACAGAATTATCAACATAAGTAGGGAGCAGAAAAAGAGTAATATATAGTAGATGAAAGAAAATAGAAGATAGCAGAGGGTTGTTTcagctttatgtttttatatatatttttccatCAAATATTGCTGTCAAGCAAGGACGATCTCTTGAGAGAcacagaatattttaaattccTGACATAGAAAATCAGAACTTGCATAGGGTTAAGAAAATTAGTGAGCATGGTAGCATCATCTCTTATTTGCTGTGCTGTTTCTGAAACTGCTATAGTGTGCTATCAGTATGAAAATTGTGAATCAGGGCAGTGGATACTAAGTTTTAGCaacgtgtgtttgtttaattgtttgGATTTTGTGTAACGGCAtcgaaaacaaaatgttgtcaaTGAACCTCATCCTGTTTTGATCGCCTTTTATGTGGTCCAGAAAGTTGTAAGACAGAGTCATATAGTTTTTTAAACTAGTGTTTCTATCACAGTGACGTACATACTCACGCTAACAAGAACTGTATTAGGTAAATGACACTTTAAAGGAGTTAGTTACGCCATGGTAAACACTTCAATATGAGGCCGTCTGAACAATATGTCTCCATATATACTTCTCCTGCGTCCTCAAACTTAATTTATCTTCTGAAGGCAATTAACTGCATGCGTCCTTATATCCTAAAGCATCCCTAAACACGATTGAGAGGCTATAGGGCTCAAGGCTGGTACATTTGATCCAGGTTAGTGGTTACTGcacaacacatatacagtacGTACAGCAGCTCTGCTATAATCTATTCAAAGCACAAAGTAAGTGCTGCAATAAATACGTCTTCACAGTATAGATACACCTGTCCCACTGCCAGGCCTCTGTTTTAGATTTATAAGATCTTGTTTGCTAAATGGTAACAGCTGTTTCTTGCCTGGTAGGGTGGGGAattaacatttgaaaatgtgaaccagctgctgaaagaaaaatgttacaGAGTAAATCATTATATGTGTCTGAAATCTACCAGCCACTTTCATGTTTTACCAGCATTTGGCTGGTGACTGGGGCTAAATTTCCCACCCACAGTCCTCTTCAGGATGGAATGGTTTCCATCTCCAGTATATCAATCCATTGCACAGCCTTGGATTCCCtcttctcattaaaaaaaaaatatatatatatttaattcgGACAATGTAGAAGCACCTGGCTTTCTCTTTTACTATCGacccctctcctcacctctgttaatttctctctctccttcattgTAGCTCTTCTAAATATGCTGAAATGAAATATACTCTGTTGTTAGTGGTGAATGATGTCTTGTGATACTCTCTCTAAGCCTTTGGATAGTGCTGTGTTTATTGTGTATGATGTATTCATATTAGCATTTATGATAATGAtaagtcagagaaaaaaaattgatCCAAGACTCTCCAGAATTCTTCTGTATTCTTATTATATGGGATCCATGTGAAACtaaatgaaataaacatgaaattatTCTGTTGaaggtaaaaaatatatatatgtatgtgtactTCTGTTCATAGGAGTTGTGTTGAGTTGGGTTTTGttggcaaaaaaaatctgttacaaaaagtttaaaaatcactgTTATGATTACTTAAAATTGAAATTAAACAACACCAttctaaaaataaattgttCAAGCACAGCATAGAAAAGTTAATTCGGCAGCTGGCCTATATTTCTGAGGGAAGCAGGCATTTAAAGACCCAGAATGTCAGCAAAAGGTTAGTTTGACCCTGTATTTTTGACCTAGACTGTGGTGGGTAATGAGGATTCTGCAGGGTGCCCCCTAGTGGTTGTAGGGAGTATTACTTGGTACCCTTCTAATTTTTTTTCCAGACCTGAGAATTTTGTCCTCAGTTTTCAAAGATATGTGCATAAATAATGCAAGGCAATTCAGATTTAAAGACATATTGAGTATATTGTGGATACAGTAGTGGTTCAAAACCGATTTCAAGTTCATAATTAAGCTCATTTGTagtgattttcttttccattttgcaTATAAAGGACCATACATTTCAAGTGTTGAATAAAGTGATTTTCATTCACAGAGTGGTTATTAATATACTAGAACCATATGAAATTTAAATTTGATCACATTTCAAAGTTATATGTCACACCTCCATGGTTTGGCCTGCCTGTGAGCACAAAGGTAGAGTCTTGTTATGTGTTTCAGGTCTTGTGCATTTTAGTTGTTGTTGCCAAAGCAAATATGACGTGccatttaaaaatagatttccTGTGGAAAAACGTTTCATTGTCTGATGCAAAAATGATCTGTATCTCACCAGCTCTGTCTCAtactaaatacaaatacaaacaaaaaacaaattggGCTTGTAAAACTAGGCTAGATCCCGGAGAGAGAAGTTTGCTTTATTAGGGGAATGATGCGTTCAATGACGGTGGGAAATAACCCACTATTCTGGGTTGTACAGGTAATCAACTGGAGATGTTATCTGATCTCTTCTTGATATTAAGagaattaaaataagaaatctaAAAAGCAACAATGATCAACGAGAATAAATGTATGTATacaaattaagttaaaaaaaatgcaaatttgcAGGAATTTTACAACAATTGCAaaatattattgtattatttattaaatttaaTAAACATCAAATAACAGCGTCTGCCTGAAGTTAGAAAAATACACGTTATAGATGCTCTGTAATctctatatacagtataaatggGAGAAAGGAAGTTTAAAACAATGTGCATTTTCCCTAATTAAATATATACAATCCAGAGTATTTCAAAGTATGGTACTTCTGCTTGAGTAGAGAGTCTGAAGACTTCACCCATCCCAATATATAAACCACAGTTGATTTGTTAATAAAAGAATCACATTTGAGCTCGTCTTAATAAAAGGTAACGAGGAACCCTTGAACGCAGCATGGGAGCAGCTCGTCTCCGTGGTGCCAACAGCAGCAACTCCCCTTGAGAAAAGTGAAAGCCAACGCCCCACTGTCAGCTCCTCAGCTCGGGATACCCCCGCCTTCTtacaccccctcctcctctccgcgTTCACCTCAGACAGAAGCAgacagaaagttttttttttttttcgcagaGAGCTCGCTGTGGTTGAGACTGAGCTGCTACGCCGAGTGTAACTTCACTTCACTTGAGACTTCTCATCTTAGACATTGATTCATCCGACCGGGAGCCAACGGAACCGCAGCGACGGGGACTTTTCCCTTCTTTCGCTCGACACGAAGTTTTGTTCAGTTTATTCAGACTCCTGTTCCGTCGGCTGCTACCTCTGACGCTCCGAGAGCAACTCACTGGCGCTACAATAAGTCAGTTATTACAGAATGGCTGACACAACCGCGTCCGGTCCCAGCTGCCTGGAGAAGCTGAAGAGCTACGTGAAGACGCCGAAAGGGTTTCTCCTCTCTGCGGAAATTGTGAGTTATCAGAACTTGGTGTCTAACATGTAACTTTAATCTCTGCTTGAACAACTGCTTGCAAAACTAACCTGCAATTTATCGACAATTCAAAGCGGGAAAAGTGGTTTCTGGCAAGCCCTGTGTGatggtttttcattttctccctctTAAGCTTTACAGAGATGATACAAAGTGTTGTTGTCGCATGTTCGGCTACATTTCTGCGTATTATCTTGCTGGAGCTTTGTAGTCCTTGAATGAGAGGCATGTGCCCTGTGGGGGtgagggttagggtaagggtttcCACCTGTCACTTTTACTCCTCTGTTTTCTCAGTTGGCACCAAAGAGCCAAATGCTGAGCGTTAATGGCACATAAAAAGGTCATCCGGGTTAACTCGACCCTCAGTTGTCAGGCaacccctccttttttttttttttttttttaaacttgttacCACCGGCTGCATACTATTTGTAGGCAAGGAAGTAGACCAAATATGGCCGTGAGATGTAATGTATATCACATTCCTAGCAGTATAAAAGCTCATTAAAGTGAGttttccccccctcttttttGCACATCTGGATCTAATGAACAGGCATATATGCAGCTACAGAGGTTGGAATAGAAACATCAGAGCAACACTTGTGTGCAGTAGTGATGAGTAAGTTATAGGTGTGTGGGTTAAAGTGTCCCACATCCTGACACGAATCTACCACTTCCTGGCTTGGAGGACGGTTTTGGAGGACAAACTGTTTTTCACATGATCGcctttgttttgcatttcacaGCGGTGTGCTCTCTTTAACACATGACAGGCTTTGACCGTAGATTCTTCACTTCAGTTctgcattttgaattttttttttaatcagattcCCAGCAGTCAGGTGTGTCTAATTTGACTATTATGATACACCTCACAGAAGCTTACAGTGCTGGACTGGACATTATTGTAGGCTACTTTCCTCATTCTTCAAAGCgcctttttaaataattacaataattaGCACAAGCTAAAATTTTTAGCTTGTGCACTTATAACTCAACAAGCTCATTATACAGGAAGATGTCGGATGTTGGTGGAAAGTGGTCCACCCAcggtaaagtttttttttttttttttcttttcaggggTAATGGAAAGTCCAGACCCAGTGTGAAGTTTAGGAACAAAGAATGTGAGAATTGCTCTGCACACTTTTCTGGTGTGCCTTTTCTCCGGCCTTTTAGCTTTTCTGCTTCACTGGAATGactctgttgtgttgttttcctTGCCCTCACCGGAGCCTGGTTAGGGAAAGCGTCACCAATGCGGGATGTTTGAGATAGTTTACGAAGGTGGGAGTGAAACAGGAAGACAAATGTCATTACTGCTTATTATGTCTAATCTAAAGGGAAGCCAGGATTACACAGATTCAaatcttaaacagaaaagaaaccaaaactcTAATGAAATAAACGACATATTCCAGCTGATTTTCAGAGGTGTTTTTGACAGCAAGCCTTGCCAAACAACAGGTAGttctatgttgttttttttttcatttatcctGTCTGTCAAAGGCATGACCGTACTTGAAGCTGCAGAACGTCAAGCAGATAACAGTCACACACCCATGTAGTGCAAATTCTGCTTGTCATGTGGCACAGTTAAGCCATTGGCATTAAATCAGGATGAGTCATGCCCTGGGCCGATCTTTTACCCTGCTGTTAATAATATCATAAATACGAAGCGGCTAAATTGTCTTATGACTGTAAAACCTCTCCTTTAAGAAGAATGAGTCAATGAAAAGAGGGTGCAGGAAACTTTGAGTGAAAGGGTGAAAATGACTGTGACGAAGTAAAACTGAACTTTTCATTTCTCAACACACATGGTATATGCTCCATTGAGTCACAGCGAGCGCTAGTAACCACCCAAAAATGTCGGAGACTTCCCTTAGCAACTGTTGCTGTTTGGTGTGCCTCTGTTTCACGGACTGGCTCTTGGCTCTCATGTTGCTGCCGACTATAATTAGCTGAGCGTCCACgacaaatcccccccccccagtcggGTTTTAAAGAGCAGCTCATTATATACTGATGTGAATAACTAGAAATCTTTAAAAGCTGACCCATGCAGACAGATCAGCTGCTGTGTGGAAAACATAAAGGTGTCAACAACTCGCAGTCGTTCTTGTCTCTGAGGGACTCTTGTGCAGTGGGAGTTGTCCTGTGTCACGGCCTCCTCTGCAGCCGCTGCCCTCAGAGCAGCTCGCTCCGGTCAGGATAGAGCTTCTTTTGTGCTGGACCTCGGCCTCGACCACCCCCGCTACTCTACAGAGGCAGCCTGTGCCAGTCTCCAGAACACATGAACTACTCATGCAGCTGACTGGCTGGCTGGATGGTTGTGCGTTTGTGTAGCAGTTGCAgcggagagaggaggggaagcaGTAGTGACAGATGTAGGGCTGGTGTCGCAGTCGGCTACCTCGTGAATGTATCGTATAGACTGTGCAGTGATCTGACACTCGCCGCTGAGTCGTCTGCTTAGAATAAATCTTAGAATAAAACTTTGCAAGTTGCGAGACGTGCTTCTCTACAATCCACATTAAAGTGGTCATCctttttatttagtatttagtaaAGCCGTGAAGATAAGTGTTGTAACCACTTCAGATCATTTCAGGGCATCAAACTTTACGAGTTTCACGAGTTtatcatttcttcttctccctctgtctttagGAGAAGATTTAAGATTCAGAGGCTTTTGTTACATGTGtaattaatataaataagaagCAGGGTAAGATGAGTGATAATAGAGAAAATGTTATACTTAAtgtatttcaagttttttttctggccttggcctggacagctgaagagagacaggacacatTGGCGAGGAGAGAGTgatgggatgacatgcagcaaaagggcTGAAGTCAGATTCTAACGaccgctgtgatgaggactatgTACATGTGGCGCGCAACATAACCGTTAGGCGATCGGCGCCCCATACAgtatttttcataaatttgaaTATGCTTCATTGCATTAGAACTGCAAAGATCAGTTTCTTCATTCTGTCAGCAGAAAACTATTTGTCAACTCTTTATAGGGTTGGAAGAAATATCCCAAGCAAATCTCCTTGATCTGAACTGTTTTAGCATCTCAAGTGGAAGAATTTGTGATCATTCTATATTTGACTTGCAggaaaaattcagcttttttttgctttggggCTGtagttatgaaaaaaaaacattaaacgattttatctttatcttttcaaaTATAAGACACGAGGGTGTAAGAAAGTAAAGATatactaaaatataaaaatattctcatttgtGATACAGTATCAGATTCTTCTTTGCTTCAAAGGGTCAATCATTCTGCTTAGATTTTACTAAAAGTAATTCTATAATGTTGGATGTCACAGGGGCTGTGGGAAGTAAAAATGCACATCCCACTGTTCTGATTGGATAAAAAAGTAAAGCATTGTTACTCAGATTGTATGCATAAAGCGTTGTATCCATTTTAGCATATCAGTATCTAAAAAGTATCTCAAATTACATCATGAAAAGTGATCTTATTACCAATGCACAGCTCAAGTTTTATTAACTAAACATgtagagaaaaaatacaatattattTGATATTAAAAACAGTTCCATCTGTAAAATTAAAACCAACATTGCAAGTTTTCCAGTTTATAAAAATGTGCATAAAGTTTGTCACAATTGCAAAGTTCACTATTAAATGCTCAAgtgcaaacatgcaaataatCAGGGCAGTGCAAATTAATTCTATAGCAATATAATGGAAAGGATAATAGAATAAATACTGTTCACTGTCTTCAAGTCAATTCAATATAAGTCTTCAAGATTTGTAGCTGGTTCAAATTTCCACTCCTTACAGCTCTCACATGTGTGAAGGCACCCGCCCCTGCACTTTGACAGCAGTAACAATAGCGGTATTGAAGAGCGGAAAAAAAGGCTGATACTGGTTATGAGCCGTGGGCTGCCTGCGATTATGATTTCTGCGCATTGGCTGCATTTCAGTGGAATGGACTGAGAAGAATGCACGCTGACTTTTTACCCTCTTGTGTAAAAATATGATGTTGATGTGCTGTAAATCTCAGGAGAGCGCAGCATGTGACCGACAGACTGATAGCGAGC
Coding sequences within it:
- the sypb gene encoding synaptophysin b, which gives rise to MDVVNQLVAQGQFTIIKQPLGFIKILQWIFAIFAFSTCGSYSGMFKMSVECKNRSESDLDIEVEFEYPFRLHQVYFDAPTCKGGNPERLFLVGDYSSSAEFFVTIAVFSFLYSMAALSVYCFVLEKYRENCKGPQIDFVISSVFAFMWLVSACAWAKGLSDVKTATDPERVITLITACDEQENRCREMHEPKVSGLNTSVAFGFINLILWIGNLWFVFKETGWLAAFGGTYVPSQEKQPAPDSFGQAGYGQQDPYAGSQGGYQPEYGQQGGYSEDGGYSQGYEQQQQPTSYANQM